One region of Agelaius phoeniceus isolate bAgePho1 chromosome W unlocalized genomic scaffold, bAgePho1.hap1 SUPER_W_unloc_1, whole genome shotgun sequence genomic DNA includes:
- the LOC143692468 gene encoding MLV-related proviral Env polyprotein-like, giving the protein MLDSETRSPLPSQEGNIVVPKPGTTSLGDGGTPGQGTATTVAGTTVAEQGDAPGPAIRMEAIAKDMLIGRPRDAYVPLPEESDSPPSHRTAPERPTRARPKQARCFCVIMLLGLVTGGQASPDYYPHQPFRWVMQHVAGDKVLRVITTPNAPSFMLHITDLFPEQPKVDPHSSHATHMYLSYWCPASNPGKSYCNRPGWGYCGHWGCETIVTDARPSGPGWDPQEPDKFLQFTWAPAGCKTPVFLQGSFYRNQHKVPKFRKCTHYNMTVLQPNHPSWAVGKAWTVVLQGSEKWVNVRITRFPPSAPRAVGPNKVIKSTQKGKNMTYPKPLPTRVTDVLTGDEEAFQIGQSAGSGSNPILRMLEATFLSLNESNPNLTESCWLCYDVKPPFYEGVALDTPFSYSTADAPHQILYHSDEEVYHLSENNNRLRKREILTDLNFLPHFSAYV; this is encoded by the exons ATGCTGGACTCCGAAACCAGGTCGCCGCTGCCTTCCCAAGAAGGCAACATAGTGGTGCCGAAACCCGGGACGACAAGTCTGGGAGACGGGGGtactcctggccaggggacagcgACCACAGTGGCGGGAACGACTGTGGCGGAGCAGGGGGACGCCCCGGGACCCGCGATTCGTATGGAAGCGATAGCGAAG GACATGCTTATCGGCCGTCCCCGGGATGCGTACGTTCCCCTCCCAGAGGAAAGTGACAGTCCACCGAGCCACCGGACAGCACCTGAGAGACCCACACGGGCGAGACCCAAGCAAGCGCGGTGTTTCTGCGTGATCATGCTATTGGGGCTTGTCACCGGAGGACAAGCCAGCCCAGACTACTACCCTCATCAGCCCTTCAGGTGGGTCATGCAACATGTTGCTGGTGACAAGGTGCTCAGAGTCATCACCACGCCGAACGCCCCGTCCTTCATGCTTCACATCACCGACCTGTTTCCAGAACAACCAAAGGTAGACCCCCATTCTTCACACGCCACGCACATGTACCTATCTTactggtgcccagcctcaaacccaggaaaaagttattgcaatcgcccagggtggggatactgtggacactggggctgcgaAACAATAGTTACAGACGCCAGGCCGTCAGGACCTGGGTGGGACCCACAAGAGCCCGACAAATTCCTACAGTTCACCTGGGCGCCCGCAGGTTGCAAAACACCCGTCTTCCTCCAGGGAAGTTTCTATCGAAACCAACATAAAGTCCCCAAATTCCGGAAATGCACTCACTATAACATGACAGTTCTACAGCCGAATCACCCTAGCTGGGCCGTGGGCAAAGCATGGACAGTAGTCCTTCAAGGGTCAGAAAAGTGGGTGAATGTGCGAATTACCAGATTCCCAccgtcagcacccagagcagtcgggcccaacaaagtgatcaaaagcacacagaaagggaaaaatatgacCTACCCCAAACCCTTACCCACAAGGGTTACCGACGTCCTGACTGGCGATGAGGAAGCCTTCCAGATAGGCCAATCAGCCGGGTCAGGCTCGAACCCAATCCTTCGCATGTTAGAAGCTACCTTTTTATCCCTAAATGAATCTAACCCGAACCTAACTGAGTCCTGCTGGCTTTGTTACGATGTTAAACCCCCATTTTACGAAGGAGTCGCTTTAGATACCCCTttcagctattccacagccgatgcccctcacca GATCCTGTACCACTCAGACGAAGAGGTGTATCACCTTTCCGAAAATAACAACCGGCTCCgcaagagagaaatattaacag ATCTCAACTTCCTACCTCATTTTAGTGCCTATGTATAA